The Nostoc sp. 'Lobaria pulmonaria (5183) cyanobiont' genome window below encodes:
- a CDS encoding UPF0175 family protein, producing the protein MMSQLKIDYPETLPDALQQTREQFEQEAKMAMVVKLFEMKRISSGLAAQLVGIDRVSFLLNLHRYGVAMIDLTEEELISDLANA; encoded by the coding sequence ATCATGTCACAACTCAAAATTGACTATCCAGAAACTTTACCAGATGCCTTACAGCAAACGCGAGAGCAGTTTGAACAAGAAGCTAAAATGGCAATGGTAGTTAAACTATTTGAAATGAAACGTATTTCTTCTGGTTTGGCTGCACAATTAGTAGGTATAGATAGGGTATCTTTTTTACTTAATTTACACCGTTATGGTGTAGCGATGATTGATTTAACAGAAGAGGAACTTATATCTGATTTAGCGAATGCTTGA
- the cofG gene encoding 7,8-didemethyl-8-hydroxy-5-deazariboflavin synthase subunit CofG — MPINNSRLVTYSPAYTIVPTYECFNRCSYCNFRSEPGKSPWMSLSDADSILKPLQSEKVCEILILSGEVHPHSPKRQAWFGRIYDLCELALSMGFLPHTNAGPLSFEEMQKLKRVNVSMGLMLEQLTPTLLNSVHRHAPSKLPEVRLQQLQWAGELQIPFTTGLLLGIGETVDDWWETLTAISQLHQRYHHIQEVILQPHSPGYQQTFDAPPFDPDQLPEVIAKARQILPPDITIQIPPNLVKDDRWLLACIEAGARDLGGIGPKDEVNPDYPHIQEQALREVLQPAGWELMPRLPVYPQFDGWLSGELQTAVRQWRKTLTPASLLQG; from the coding sequence ATGCCAATTAATAATTCTCGTCTTGTCACCTATAGCCCTGCTTATACAATTGTTCCTACTTACGAGTGCTTTAATCGGTGTAGTTACTGCAACTTTCGCAGCGAACCGGGTAAAAGTCCCTGGATGAGTCTTTCAGATGCAGACAGTATTTTAAAACCACTTCAAAGCGAAAAAGTCTGTGAAATTCTCATACTTAGCGGTGAAGTACATCCTCATTCGCCAAAGCGTCAGGCGTGGTTTGGGCGAATTTATGATTTATGTGAATTAGCGCTTTCAATGGGGTTTTTACCTCATACAAACGCGGGCCCACTGAGTTTTGAAGAAATGCAAAAGCTCAAGCGTGTGAATGTTTCGATGGGGCTGATGTTGGAACAGTTAACGCCAACATTGTTAAATAGTGTACATCGGCACGCACCGAGTAAATTACCAGAAGTTCGTTTACAGCAATTGCAATGGGCGGGAGAGTTACAGATTCCCTTTACAACTGGGTTACTGTTAGGAATTGGGGAAACAGTTGATGATTGGTGGGAAACATTAACAGCTATATCTCAACTGCATCAACGTTATCACCATATTCAAGAAGTTATCTTACAACCTCATAGTCCAGGATATCAGCAAACCTTTGATGCACCACCTTTTGACCCTGATCAGTTACCAGAAGTAATTGCTAAAGCACGTCAGATTTTACCGCCAGATATTACTATTCAAATTCCGCCGAATTTAGTTAAAGATGACCGATGGTTACTCGCTTGTATCGAAGCTGGTGCGCGAGATTTGGGCGGAATAGGGCCAAAAGATGAGGTGAATCCCGATTATCCTCATATACAGGAACAGGCATTAAGAGAAGTTTTACAGCCTGCGGGGTGGGAATTGATGCCCCGTTTGCCAGTTTATCCGCAGTTTGATGGCTGGTTGTCGGGGGAATTGCAAACAGCTGTGAGACAGTGGCGAAAGACTTTAACTCCGGCTTCTCTTTTACAAGGATAG
- the hflX gene encoding GTPase HflX: METIFGNLQGLKSSQLKQLQRLYHQRIPGDRITTPEFSQRMAAISTEVNQPVCAYINRRGQVIRVGVGTPRQTQIPPMELPRYGAERLSGIRCIATHLKPEPPNEAALTAMALQRLDALVVLNITGTGFTRRGGGATGYVKEAYLAHLTPQESRTLIPSPAAVKVEESQFGFAHNKQIQSPSWNISPPLDLDDLADQDLVDLVENLEAEFQREFIAQEVDADHDRVLIVGLMTSEMTPLQFQDTLVELARLVDTAGGDVLQTIQQKRSRIHPQTVVGEGKVQEIALTAQTLGVNLVVFDRDLSPSQVRNLEMQIGIRVVDRTEVILDIFAQRAQSGAGKLQVELAQLEYMQPRLAGRGRTMSRLGGGIGTRGPGETKLETERRAIGQRISRLQKEVNQLQAHRSRLRQRRQHREVPSVALVGYTNAGKSTLLNALTNAEVYTADQLFATLDPTTRRLVIPYGETNEHQEILITDTVGFIHELPASLMDAFRATLEEVTEADALLHLVDLSHPAWLRHIRSVREILAQMPITPGPALVVFNKIDQANSETLALAREEFPLAVFISASQRLGLETLRQRLAKLIEYAVDSQ; the protein is encoded by the coding sequence ATAGAAACTATTTTTGGAAATCTCCAAGGTCTGAAGTCCAGCCAGCTGAAGCAACTACAGCGGCTGTATCACCAGCGCATACCGGGCGATCGCATCACCACGCCTGAGTTTTCCCAGCGTATGGCAGCAATTAGCACAGAAGTCAATCAGCCTGTGTGCGCCTACATCAACCGTCGCGGACAAGTGATTCGTGTCGGCGTAGGTACACCGCGCCAAACGCAAATACCACCGATGGAATTACCCCGTTACGGTGCAGAACGACTCAGTGGTATTCGTTGTATTGCCACCCATCTGAAGCCAGAACCGCCCAACGAAGCGGCGCTCACGGCGATGGCACTACAACGCTTAGATGCCCTAGTTGTCCTAAATATTACCGGAACCGGATTTACACGGCGGGGAGGCGGTGCGACTGGGTATGTCAAAGAAGCTTATCTAGCTCATCTGACACCCCAAGAGTCTCGCACTCTGATTCCTAGTCCTGCTGCTGTCAAGGTAGAGGAAAGCCAATTCGGCTTCGCTCACAATAAACAAATCCAATCCCCAAGTTGGAATATATCGCCACCTCTGGATTTGGATGATCTGGCAGACCAGGATTTAGTAGACTTGGTAGAAAATCTGGAAGCGGAATTCCAGCGCGAATTTATCGCCCAGGAAGTAGATGCTGACCACGATCGCGTGCTGATTGTGGGGCTGATGACTAGTGAGATGACTCCCCTACAATTCCAAGATACCCTAGTGGAATTGGCACGGTTAGTTGATACTGCTGGAGGAGATGTATTACAAACAATACAACAAAAGCGATCGCGCATTCATCCCCAGACGGTAGTTGGCGAAGGTAAGGTGCAAGAAATTGCCCTAACTGCCCAAACACTAGGAGTCAACCTCGTTGTCTTCGACCGCGACCTCTCACCTTCCCAAGTCCGCAACTTAGAAATGCAAATTGGTATCCGGGTGGTTGACCGTACCGAAGTCATTTTGGATATCTTTGCCCAACGTGCTCAATCTGGTGCCGGTAAGTTGCAAGTAGAACTAGCACAGTTAGAATACATGCAACCGCGACTGGCTGGTAGAGGTCGCACCATGTCCCGATTGGGTGGTGGTATTGGGACTCGTGGCCCTGGTGAAACCAAACTGGAAACTGAACGCCGTGCTATTGGGCAGCGTATTTCCCGACTGCAAAAAGAAGTGAACCAGTTGCAAGCCCATCGTTCGCGGTTACGGCAACGACGACAGCATCGAGAAGTTCCTTCAGTGGCTTTGGTTGGATATACCAACGCTGGTAAGTCCACTTTGCTGAATGCTCTCACCAATGCAGAAGTTTATACAGCCGACCAGTTATTTGCCACTCTCGACCCCACCACCCGCCGCCTGGTGATTCCTTATGGCGAAACAAATGAACATCAGGAAATTCTGATTACAGACACAGTAGGGTTTATACACGAACTGCCTGCATCGTTAATGGATGCCTTCCGCGCCACTTTGGAGGAAGTCACAGAAGCCGATGCCCTACTACATTTAGTGGATTTGTCTCATCCCGCTTGGTTACGTCATATTCGCTCAGTCAGAGAAATTTTGGCACAAATGCCAATAACTCCTGGCCCAGCGCTAGTTGTTTTTAACAAGATTGATCAAGCCAATAGTGAGACGCTAGCTCTAGCTAGGGAAGAATTCCCCCTCGCGGTATTTATTTCTGCGAGTCAGCGCTTGGGATTAGAAACCCTACGTCAGCGCCTTGCCAAGCTGATTGAATACGCCGTTGATTCCCAGTAA
- the grxC gene encoding glutaredoxin 3 — protein sequence MAAKVEIYTWRTCPFCIRAKSLLKNKGVEFIEYSIDGDEVARNKMAQRANGGRSLPQIFINDNHVGGCDDIHALDSQGKLDELLTSSNSL from the coding sequence ATGGCTGCAAAAGTAGAAATTTACACCTGGAGGACTTGCCCATTTTGCATTCGTGCCAAAAGTTTGCTGAAAAATAAGGGAGTTGAATTTATCGAATACAGCATTGATGGAGATGAAGTAGCCAGAAATAAAATGGCTCAAAGAGCAAATGGAGGCCGTTCTTTACCGCAAATTTTCATCAATGATAATCATGTAGGTGGTTGTGATGATATCCACGCTTTAGACAGTCAAGGCAAACTGGATGAGCTACTAACTTCTAGCAATAGCCTGTAA
- the ftsZ gene encoding cell division protein FtsZ, which yields MTLDNNQGLNYKNSQSTGQPGFSLAVNSTNPFNNSGLNFGPNHDNKKVSPENSRIGEIVPGRVANIKVIGVGGGGGNAVNRMIESDVSGVEFWSINTDAQALTLAGAPSRLQIGQKLTRGLGAGGNPAIGQKAAEESRDEIATALEGADLVFITAGMGGGTGTGAAPIVAEVAKEMGALTVGVVTRPFVFEGRRRTSQAEQGIEGLKSRVDTLIIIPNNKLLEVIPEQTPVQEAFRYADDVLRQGVQGISDIITIPGLVNVDFADVRAVMADAGSALMGIGVSSGKSRAREAAIAAISSPLLECSIEGARGVVFNITGGTDLTLHEVNAAAEAIYEVVDPNANIIFGAVIDDRLQGEVRITVIATGFTGEVQAAVQQSVANVRVAPNTSKRPTTQQPVVNPPTSTPTPSSTPTPTPIPEPKEKPGLDIPDFLRNRRTPRN from the coding sequence ATGACACTTGATAATAACCAAGGACTTAACTATAAAAATTCCCAATCTACGGGACAGCCTGGGTTCTCTCTGGCAGTTAACTCGACCAATCCCTTTAATAACTCTGGGCTGAATTTCGGGCCAAATCACGATAATAAGAAAGTTTCTCCGGAAAACAGCCGAATTGGCGAGATTGTTCCTGGTCGGGTCGCCAATATCAAAGTGATTGGTGTCGGCGGTGGTGGTGGCAATGCTGTTAACCGCATGATCGAGTCTGATGTCTCTGGGGTAGAGTTTTGGTCAATTAACACTGATGCCCAAGCTCTTACCTTAGCTGGCGCTCCAAGTCGATTGCAAATCGGACAGAAGCTAACACGAGGTTTAGGAGCAGGTGGTAATCCTGCCATCGGTCAAAAGGCAGCTGAGGAATCACGGGACGAAATTGCTACAGCTTTAGAGGGTGCAGATTTAGTATTTATCACTGCTGGTATGGGGGGTGGTACTGGGACGGGTGCAGCACCAATCGTGGCAGAAGTGGCCAAAGAAATGGGCGCTCTTACTGTTGGTGTAGTCACACGTCCATTTGTTTTTGAGGGACGCCGCCGCACCAGCCAAGCGGAACAAGGTATTGAAGGATTAAAAAGTAGAGTAGATACACTGATCATTATCCCCAACAATAAACTGCTGGAAGTGATCCCCGAACAAACGCCTGTGCAAGAAGCTTTTCGCTATGCAGATGATGTGCTGCGTCAGGGGGTGCAAGGTATTTCTGATATCATCACGATCCCCGGTTTGGTAAACGTTGACTTTGCTGATGTTCGAGCTGTGATGGCAGATGCGGGATCGGCATTGATGGGAATTGGTGTTAGTTCTGGAAAATCTAGAGCTAGAGAAGCTGCGATCGCAGCTATTTCTTCACCATTACTAGAGTGTTCTATTGAAGGCGCTAGAGGAGTTGTATTTAATATTACTGGTGGGACTGATCTCACTCTGCATGAAGTGAATGCAGCCGCAGAAGCAATCTATGAGGTAGTTGATCCCAACGCCAATATTATTTTTGGGGCTGTAATTGATGACAGGCTTCAAGGTGAGGTAAGAATTACTGTAATTGCCACCGGATTTACAGGTGAAGTGCAAGCTGCGGTACAACAAAGCGTGGCTAACGTTCGAGTAGCACCTAATACCTCAAAGCGTCCAACAACACAGCAACCTGTAGTTAATCCCCCAACCTCAACTCCAACTCCAAGTTCAACTCCAACTCCAACTCCAATACCAGAACCAAAAGAAAAACCTGGATTAGATATACCTGATTTTCTGAGAAACCGACGTACCCCAAGGAATTAA
- a CDS encoding cell division protein FtsQ/DivIB, which translates to MAGIISVSRTHLAQRRQKLRRQRQMRIIQAIWRTFAITGLAGGLLWVAVQPVWMLKAPKQIVMKSGNKLLSDQTTQSLLVLSYPQSLWRIEPSAIANSLKKQPTIAQAIVRRRLFPPGLIIEIQERVPVAVTQTRGNKKVTIGLLDASGAWMPLEKYTSLNPTKKLPNLRVIGSPNQYCLYWTQLHEAVSQSPVKVIEIDCQNPTNLILKTELGNVHLGVPGPQLSEQIKVLAQMRHLTTKFNSSQIEYIDLKNPDFPLVQMNQKDQKLTPKIPKSI; encoded by the coding sequence ATGGCTGGCATAATATCAGTTTCCCGCACGCATCTAGCCCAGCGTCGTCAGAAATTGCGTCGGCAGCGGCAGATGAGAATTATTCAAGCTATTTGGCGAACCTTTGCCATTACTGGTTTGGCGGGTGGATTGTTGTGGGTGGCAGTCCAACCAGTGTGGATGCTAAAGGCTCCCAAACAAATAGTGATGAAATCAGGCAATAAATTGCTGTCGGATCAAACAACTCAGTCATTGTTGGTGCTGTCTTACCCTCAGTCTTTGTGGCGGATTGAACCGTCAGCGATCGCTAACTCTTTGAAGAAACAACCAACTATTGCTCAAGCGATCGTCAGACGCCGCCTATTTCCTCCTGGATTAATCATTGAAATCCAAGAACGAGTACCTGTAGCGGTAACTCAAACACGTGGCAACAAAAAAGTAACAATCGGCTTACTAGACGCAAGTGGGGCCTGGATGCCTTTAGAAAAATATACATCACTGAATCCCACTAAAAAATTACCCAATCTCAGAGTAATTGGTTCGCCAAATCAATACTGCCTTTACTGGACTCAACTCCATGAAGCTGTGAGCCAGAGTCCCGTGAAAGTTATAGAAATTGATTGCCAAAATCCAACAAATTTAATTTTGAAAACAGAATTAGGAAACGTGCATCTCGGTGTGCCAGGCCCCCAGTTATCTGAACAAATTAAGGTACTCGCCCAAATGCGCCATTTAACAACAAAATTTAATTCCAGTCAAATAGAGTATATTGATCTAAAAAATCCCGATTTCCCATTAGTACAAATGAACCAAAAAGACCAAAAATTAACTCCCAAAATCCCTAAAAGCATTTAG
- a CDS encoding tetratricopeptide repeat protein — protein sequence MKLELTDWDKDLPLEPDEEYQALVRTLNFTEGFGLLFARCYPAEGEQLIGKVKKEITNKNIEVLPLKQAVTNLYEIIDKLDNKEQIDILVITGLEHSFYEYEESKRLTNWNSRDIYSYSWKSVPPVLINLNQQRERFRDSFNICFVFFLPLFAIKYFIQRAPDFFDWRSGLFDFPIDAETLKQESSRILQDGDYEKYLTLTPKERTQKILEIQELLAENHQVTSSQAELLLELGNLHFAGQDNTKAIASYDQALKIKPDKHEAWYNRGNALDDLGRTEEAIASYDQALKFKPDDHQAWYNRGNALGNLGRIEEAIACYDKAVKIKPDLHEAWYNRGITLDELGRNEEAIESYNQALEFKLDYHQTLNNRGIALRKLGRNKEAIASYDKALEIKPDYSRALYNKACCYALQGNIEQALENLQKAIVISPDQWRKLAKTDSGFDSIREDERFQALIQ from the coding sequence ATGAAACTGGAACTGACTGATTGGGATAAAGATTTACCACTGGAACCAGATGAAGAATATCAAGCCTTAGTCCGTACTCTGAACTTTACAGAAGGCTTTGGCTTGTTATTTGCTCGTTGTTATCCGGCTGAGGGTGAGCAGTTAATTGGCAAAGTTAAAAAAGAAATTACAAATAAAAATATTGAGGTTTTACCATTAAAGCAAGCTGTTACTAATTTATATGAAATCATAGATAAATTAGATAATAAAGAACAGATAGATATTTTAGTTATTACAGGTTTAGAGCATTCATTTTATGAATATGAAGAGTCTAAAAGATTGACAAACTGGAATAGTAGAGATATTTATTCATATAGTTGGAAGAGTGTACCGCCTGTTTTAATTAACCTGAATCAACAGCGAGAACGTTTTAGAGATAGCTTTAATATTTGTTTTGTTTTCTTCCTACCTCTATTTGCTATTAAATATTTTATCCAACGCGCCCCAGACTTCTTTGACTGGCGTTCGGGGTTGTTTGATTTTCCTATAGATGCAGAAACTCTTAAGCAGGAATCATCACGTATACTCCAGGATGGAGACTATGAAAAATATCTCACGCTAACACCAAAAGAAAGAACTCAAAAAATACTAGAAATTCAGGAATTGCTTGCAGAAAATCATCAAGTAACTAGTAGCCAAGCAGAATTACTGCTTGAGTTGGGAAATTTGCACTTTGCTGGACAAGATAATACAAAGGCGATCGCATCCTACGACCAAGCACTGAAAATTAAACCAGATAAACACGAAGCTTGGTACAATCGCGGCAATGCGCTAGATGATTTAGGACGCACTGAAGAAGCGATCGCCTCCTACGACCAAGCACTGAAATTTAAACCAGATGATCACCAAGCTTGGTACAATCGCGGCAATGCGCTAGGCAATTTAGGACGCATTGAAGAAGCGATCGCATGCTACGACAAAGCTGTGAAAATTAAACCAGATTTACACGAAGCTTGGTACAATCGGGGCATTACGCTAGATGAATTAGGACGCAATGAAGAAGCGATCGAATCCTACAACCAAGCACTGGAATTTAAACTAGATTACCACCAGACTTTGAACAATCGGGGCATTGCGCTACGCAAATTAGGACGCAATAAAGAAGCGATCGCATCCTACGACAAAGCACTAGAAATTAAACCTGATTATTCAAGGGCTTTATACAATAAAGCTTGCTGTTATGCCCTTCAAGGTAATATTGAACAGGCACTAGAAAACCTACAAAAAGCAATTGTTATAAGTCCTGATCAATGGCGTAAATTGGCAAAAACCGATTCAGGTTTTGATAGCATTCGGGAAGATGAGCGCTTTCAAGCTTTAATTCAATAA
- the gshB gene encoding glutathione synthase, translated as MKLAFIIDPIHLLDPCHDTSVALIEAAQILGHEVWVTQANLLSVVEGKAWAVLQRVELVPVQLVEGRWVAANPWYKLNDSSLTSLETMDAVFMRTDPPVNDSYLYATYILDYIDQNKTLLINSPSGIRGANEKMYALQFTKAIPETIVSADKQFIRQFVEAKGAGVLKPLGNKAGEGILFLQSSDRNFNSIVELSTLQGKVPVMVQTYLPEAKEGDKRIILLNGEPIGALNRLSSGTDFRNNMATGGTVAQTEITPREYEICTQVAERLCQDGLIFVGLDVIGGYLTEVNVTSPTGIREIDRLDGTRLGHQVIQWIEQTLKIQK; from the coding sequence GTGAAACTGGCTTTTATCATTGATCCCATCCATCTACTTGACCCGTGTCATGATACCAGTGTTGCCCTAATAGAAGCAGCCCAAATCCTGGGACATGAAGTTTGGGTGACTCAGGCAAATCTGCTGAGTGTGGTGGAGGGCAAAGCTTGGGCTGTCCTACAGCGAGTCGAACTTGTACCAGTGCAGTTGGTGGAGGGACGCTGGGTAGCGGCGAATCCTTGGTATAAGTTGAACGATTCCTCCTTAACTTCTTTAGAGACAATGGACGCCGTATTTATGCGGACAGATCCACCTGTCAATGATTCTTACCTATATGCCACCTATATTCTCGATTACATTGACCAAAATAAAACTCTGTTGATTAACAGTCCCAGTGGCATCCGAGGGGCAAATGAAAAAATGTACGCCCTCCAGTTTACTAAAGCGATTCCAGAAACGATTGTCAGTGCTGATAAGCAGTTTATCCGGCAATTTGTGGAAGCAAAAGGAGCAGGGGTTCTCAAACCGCTGGGTAATAAAGCTGGGGAAGGAATTTTGTTTTTGCAATCAAGCGATCGCAATTTTAACTCCATTGTTGAACTCAGTACCCTTCAAGGTAAAGTCCCAGTAATGGTACAAACTTATTTACCGGAGGCAAAAGAAGGAGATAAGCGGATTATTTTGCTCAATGGTGAACCAATTGGTGCGCTCAATCGCCTTTCTAGTGGAACTGATTTTCGCAATAACATGGCAACTGGTGGTACAGTCGCTCAAACCGAAATTACCCCAAGAGAGTATGAAATCTGTACTCAAGTCGCCGAACGCTTATGCCAAGACGGCTTAATTTTTGTGGGTCTTGACGTCATCGGTGGCTACCTAACTGAAGTTAACGTCACTAGTCCTACCGGAATTCGTGAGATTGATCGCCTAGATGGTACTCGCCTAGGTCATCAAGTTATTCAATGGATTGAACAGACATTAAAAATCCAAAAATAA
- a CDS encoding AAA family ATPase, whose amino-acid sequence MVQDFATLKKIYNVFDPFRPLPAGDPVYVDCQEVRGDGDILVEVGREILYSDRKTCQLYAGHRGAGKSTELLRLQKYLNEEGCFVVYFAADEQDIEPEDAQYTDILLACTRRLLEALKDKGDSKPLMSWLKSRWDDLKDLLPDVSLEGLEVEKEISLFAKITAKLRTEPSLRHKIRERLNPHTQTLILALNQFIEDAKKRLPSEYSQLVVIADNLDRIVPIPQEDGRSNHEHIFLDRSEQLKALNCHLIYTVPISLVFSNRATDLRDIYGSDAQVLPMIMVRTPKNKSYQRGINKVQELLQKRVSQIDPNLSISDMFEQPEALQQLCLMSGGHVRNLLLLMKEAIKYTNNLPITTRALQRSISETRITYRNTVYADEWQALAKVYHSKRIVNDEQHRNLLFNRCILEYRHRDKEEQIQCWYDIHPLIKGIKEFQDAFDNLNLSETQLDETGTD is encoded by the coding sequence ATGGTTCAGGATTTTGCAACTTTGAAAAAAATATACAACGTTTTTGACCCATTTCGTCCCTTGCCCGCAGGAGATCCGGTTTATGTCGATTGTCAGGAAGTGCGAGGAGATGGCGACATTTTAGTAGAGGTGGGTAGAGAGATTTTGTACTCAGACAGAAAGACTTGTCAACTTTATGCTGGTCATCGTGGTGCAGGCAAATCAACAGAATTGCTGCGTCTTCAAAAATATTTAAATGAAGAAGGTTGTTTTGTTGTCTATTTTGCCGCCGATGAACAAGATATCGAGCCGGAAGATGCCCAATATACAGATATTCTCCTTGCTTGTACACGACGTTTATTAGAAGCATTAAAAGATAAGGGTGATTCTAAACCTTTGATGTCATGGTTGAAAAGCCGCTGGGATGATTTAAAAGATTTGCTACCTGACGTATCTTTAGAAGGTCTGGAGGTAGAGAAGGAAATTTCTCTTTTTGCCAAAATCACAGCCAAATTGAGAACCGAACCTAGTCTCCGCCACAAAATCCGCGAACGACTTAACCCCCACACCCAAACTTTGATTTTGGCTTTGAATCAATTTATTGAAGATGCAAAAAAACGCTTACCTTCGGAATATTCTCAATTGGTAGTCATCGCTGATAATCTAGATCGGATTGTACCCATACCCCAGGAAGATGGACGCAGCAATCACGAACATATTTTTTTAGACCGTAGCGAACAACTCAAAGCTTTAAATTGCCATCTAATTTATACAGTACCGATTTCATTGGTGTTCTCTAACCGCGCTACAGATTTACGAGATATCTATGGTAGCGATGCTCAAGTTTTACCAATGATTATGGTGCGAACTCCTAAAAATAAAAGTTATCAACGAGGAATTAATAAAGTCCAGGAATTGTTGCAAAAGCGGGTGAGTCAGATTGACCCTAACCTTTCTATCTCAGATATGTTTGAGCAGCCGGAAGCTTTACAGCAACTATGCTTAATGAGTGGAGGTCATGTGCGGAATTTGCTATTATTAATGAAGGAAGCAATTAAATATACTAATAATCTACCCATTACGACTAGAGCTTTACAACGGTCAATTAGCGAAACTAGAATTACCTACCGCAATACAGTTTATGCAGATGAATGGCAAGCACTAGCCAAAGTTTATCATTCTAAACGAATAGTAAATGATGAACAACACCGTAACTTATTATTCAATCGCTGTATTTTGGAATATCGCCACCGTGATAAAGAAGAACAAATTCAATGTTGGTATGATATTCATCCTTTAATTAAAGGAATTAAAGAATTTCAGGATGCTTTTGATAATTTGAACCTTAGTGAAACACAGCTTGATGAAACTGGAACTGACTGA
- a CDS encoding P-loop NTPase fold protein, which produces MKTTLNLSRFYKACNPSYTLNISNVLDRQYYIDFADVRGCKIVEELQRTIVRISPDEPTCQLFTGHIGCGKSTELQRLKTELELAGFHVVYFESSQDLDMADIDISDILLSVARQVSASLEGISIKLKPGYFTNLFKEVGDFLQSPIELSGQAELSLGIAKITAKTKDSTQMRNQLRQYLEPRTNSILQAINEEILEKAVEQLKLRGQKGLVVIVDNLDRVDMRPLASGRSQPEYLFIDRGEQLRRLKCHLVYTIPLTLIFSNEYETLKNRLGGGIAPKVLPMVLVRQRDGSDYEPGMSLVRQLVLARAFPEVPLNSRLLLITELFDHSQTLDRLCRVSGGHIRNLLGLLYSCLQRQDPPFSRDCLEAVIKDYRDDLLLAIDESQWELLFEVVQQQRVKGESDYQSLLRSMYLFEYRDPVGRWFGISPALAETEKVLAWQQNK; this is translated from the coding sequence ATGAAAACGACATTAAATTTGTCACGTTTTTATAAAGCATGTAACCCTAGCTACACGCTAAATATAAGTAACGTACTAGATCGGCAGTATTACATAGATTTTGCTGATGTACGTGGTTGCAAGATTGTCGAAGAATTGCAACGAACTATTGTTCGTATTTCTCCTGACGAGCCAACCTGTCAGTTATTTACGGGTCATATCGGCTGCGGTAAGTCAACGGAATTGCAGCGCCTCAAGACAGAACTAGAATTGGCAGGATTTCATGTGGTTTATTTTGAGTCCAGTCAAGACTTAGACATGGCAGATATTGATATCAGCGATATTTTGTTGAGTGTAGCCCGTCAAGTCAGTGCCAGTTTAGAAGGGATTAGTATCAAACTCAAACCTGGTTACTTTACCAATTTGTTTAAAGAAGTAGGCGATTTTTTGCAAAGCCCCATAGAGCTTTCTGGACAAGCAGAGTTGTCCTTGGGTATTGCCAAAATTACCGCGAAAACTAAAGATAGCACCCAGATGCGGAATCAACTGAGGCAATATCTGGAACCACGTACCAATAGTATTTTGCAGGCGATTAACGAAGAGATTTTAGAAAAGGCTGTTGAACAGCTAAAGCTAAGGGGTCAAAAAGGACTGGTAGTGATTGTAGATAATTTGGATCGAGTGGATATGCGTCCCTTAGCATCCGGGCGATCGCAACCAGAATATCTCTTCATTGACCGAGGCGAACAGTTACGCCGACTTAAATGCCACCTAGTTTACACAATTCCCCTAACGTTAATTTTCTCCAATGAGTATGAGACACTAAAAAATCGTCTGGGGGGAGGGATTGCACCAAAAGTACTGCCGATGGTATTAGTGCGGCAAAGAGATGGCAGTGACTACGAACCAGGGATGTCACTAGTGCGCCAGTTAGTTCTAGCTAGAGCTTTTCCAGAAGTTCCTTTGAATAGCAGACTTTTATTAATTACAGAATTATTCGATCACTCCCAAACATTGGATCGTCTATGTCGCGTTAGTGGTGGTCACATTCGTAACTTATTGGGCTTACTTTATAGCTGCCTGCAACGACAAGATCCGCCTTTTTCTAGGGACTGCTTAGAAGCCGTGATTAAGGACTACCGCGACGATCTGCTATTAGCTATTGATGAGTCCCAGTGGGAATTATTGTTTGAAGTAGTACAGCAACAGAGAGTTAAAGGTGAGTCTGACTATCAGAGCTTACTAAGAAGCATGTATCTGTTTGAATATCGCGATCCTGTAGGGCGCTGGTTTGGTATCAGTCCAGCCTTGGCAGAAACAGAAAAAGTTTTGGCTTGGCAACAAAACAAGTAA